aattccttgcaaatttgcgagtgatttttttcctcgcaaatttccAAGGAATTTGCGAGGATTATATTTTTCCTTGCAGTTCTCTTGCAAATTCCTTGCAAATTTACAAGGGAAaatttcccttgcaaattttCCTTGCAAATCaattgttttcttgtagtggtccTTCTCGTTTTTGTTCCTACTATAAGTTTCCAACTCATTTTATATCTTCTTTattaattagtaatatatatactactTATGAATGTCGGCGTAAACACATAAAAATTACATTTCTAATTCTAGCAAACGTTCTAGTCCACTACTATTTATCACTGTATTAGCATTACCATACTCCTATAGTCCTATGTCAATCAGAGATCAGGATTCAGGAGAGGAGCCTTGCTACATATTAATTTAagtaatatttacattttatttttgattaagaGAATTTTAATTCTAATTTTCGTGATGTTGTTCACAGAGATTATGGATCGCAAAATCTGGAATTTTCTAGTTATATCAAAGAAACTTTAcgtaattatgatattatacaTAAGTTTCCAGTTTCCAACCCATTAAGTGACcctaaatatgaaaataattaaactgGATATTCTTGTATAAGGttttcacatattttttttttaacacttagAATTTCATTAATCCTAAACGGGCAAGGAGACGAAGTTATGATGGTTCCTCaaccaaaagaaagaaatatagaagACAAAACAGCCTGCTTCAGAAAAAACCCAGTAGAGAAAAAGAAGCAGGAAGAAATAAACAAGAAAGAACACCACTCGAATAGGAGGGTTTGAATGATAATGCCCAACGCGACGATGAAAGACGCAAAGTAGAAACCTAAGCTTCTGCTGCAATCGCTTGTTGGAGCCATCGGGGACCAGCACGAGCTACATAAGATTGGTGTTGCGAACCAGTGATGACACTATCTCCTATCTTCAGAGCAATAGAGTTCCTTACAGGCACTTCGTAATCAAGACTCCAAGAGTTCATTTGTTGTAGCCTCGAGATGATGTCAACTGGATATTCTTGTATAAGGTTTTTATTAGGGATATTACATCTCACATCGGAAATTTTAAGGGacattaagtaatatataaagggttagggtcAATctactaattgccaattggttttaagttgaaaGCTCATAATTAACATGaatctaatatggtatcagagcccagATCCTAAAATACCCTGAACCCCTAATTAATATTAACCCTATCCGACCGGGTTTATAGGTCGTAGTTAACCCTTCTCAACCGGATTTATAGGTCGTAATTAACTCGTTCGACCGAGTATAACTGTCTTAAAGTTCTGAGATTTCTGGCCGataagagccatcatctcgaggaggGGTATTAGGGATATATTACATCCCACATCGGGAATTCTAAGGGacattaagtaatatataaagggttatggtcaatccactaattgccaattggttttaagttgaaaGCCCATAATTAACCTGAATCTAATAGTTTTCACATATTCATGCATAcctttaagattaaaatttctTAATACATTTCATATGATACTTAGTTAATCtatactttcaaaataaaatacctaataggttTTTGCACTTGGTTTTTGAAGTTAATTACAATAGTATGCCATTGCTATATTTATGTCATTGCAAatgtttccatatatatattaataaatatattcggaaaatttaatatatcttaaacATGAATCTTTTAATATTCTGTTAAGATTACAtcccataaatattttgttaagattACATTCCATTAATATTTTGTccgattatataaatatttatagtaatttgttttattttctttaaatcaaaAAGGTATTATactcatttataataataaaatattaaaaagatactTCAGAATATGTTTTcgatatcttattttgaaaatattggaATAACATATTagattagaatatttttttaatagtaaacaatttaattatatgagaAATAATATGAAGTTAAATAATGTAATGATCCAACGTTGACTTTTGTAAGTAGATTTTTTAGTGATCAcaggtaaaaatatatatctcatgtaaaaaattaaaattttaaatgtaaaaaccatatttttattgaaaaagtttatataaaaatatatgggtCTGGCTTTGTTTCTTAAACTatctgcaacaaaaaaaaatatccacaTAAAAACTTACATAGTGCTCATAttaatttctataattataaatattctatatgttggtaataatatatactaggtgttttgcccgcagttgtgggcttaataattttacaaattactaaataaatatattatcaatttgagaaccactaaaataaattattttcatgctattgatatatttaataattaattaaatattaattttatgtaaaataaagttttttattttaataagatattttttattgcgtaaaaaagtttgaaaatattcacatatatatacataaaactatatacatgtatttatatttattttaaaaatattttgatgtaaaaatattttggatcacataatatatttttttagataatgatgagaattaaattaataaaattcatttttaatttgtgagtaattctatattaacaaatctaatctaattatttattaagggtaatgaagattttaaacgcTTTAACTTTACCGTGAGAGAAGaaaaatctttttgaaaatagtagtataaactaatttttcttttcagttacataaaattaattaaaaaattggatcacataatttataattttttagataatgatgagaatcaaattaatgaaattcatttttaatttgtgagtaattctatattaacaaatctaatctaattatatattaagggtaatgaagattttaaacgcTTTAAATTTTACcgtgagaaaagaaaaatcattttgaaaataatagaataaactaattgttattttcagttatataaaattaataatttttcttgattaatctttagttatgtattttctgttttttaatttatttttaatttattattaaaagataatttcagataacaacacaatatatataaaaattatcttttatttttaaaatatataggtttcagataattattcttgttattaatataatttcatcacttatttagttaaaaatcatttaaattcgtttttattctgtagttaaattatatattttattatatacgaaataaatcttaaaagtcacttaatattcccttttaaattatataaaattaagaattttatctgtttaatatttagttatatactttatgttttcaactttatatttaaaaaattcagataacaacacaacatacatataagaattatatttatagtttaaaatatttttagattttggataaatcttactattattatttttaatcaattattaatcaaataaattaatttttgtttttatttttagtttaattatatattttaagtcacttaatattctcttctcaattatataaaatttaaaaaaattatttgattaatatttagttatatactttatgtttccacctttatagttaaaaaaaattcagataacatTACGTActtatatgaattatatttatattttaatatatttttaaattttggataaatcttactattattaagtttaatcaattattaataaaataaattaattttcgtttttatttttagcttaattatatactttattcattaagggtaatatcgatattaaccgctctaacttttaacgtgggagctccgttgcgaaaatttacttcgtaaataatagtatagatatacatattggaaaataaaaatatactgtattaaagtatatacaaatattgattttaccgaatatatattcaattaagaatataatcctgcgctttaaaagcgcggatcaaaatctagtaaagtaatttattttttcttagtCTTGATCACtaaacttaattaaaaaaaaatcctagaTGGATACATAATTCAACTATATAGTTCGAAAATAAATCCCAAAAGGGAACACGCATGAAATTAAACCAACGATTTTGGATGGAGTTGATTAGAATCCATCTTGATGAAGAAAATGACGAGAGAGCCATGAATTCACATTTGTCACCTTCTTATCGCTATCTTACCAAAACTCACCGCTTATCACATTAACTcgtctttctctctttttccttttatgttCACTTTTGCATTCAGCTCCAACTTCCAAACCTCTCACTCTTTTGTCTCTTTCACATAACGACACAACCCCCATTTAGTGGACCATCATTTAATCGCTGTAACCGTTTGATGTAAACATATATCAAACTGTACAATTGTGGTTCttttctctaaaatattttcaaattttagttaattttttttttgtcaaaatgttAAGATTTATAACCagctttttgagttttttacaTGTTGTGATACACAACTTATTACACAAGAGAAAAGGAGCAGAGAACACAAGAGCAACAGCAAGAGagaattttagttaattttgcaAGGATTAAAACTACTAATAATACTGTACGTACGTGCTTGCATTTTTATTGTTATCGAGTACTAAACCATATACACAACCTTTAAATGCactcaaaataacaaataacacGTTAAATAAGATGTAAAATcatctttaaataaaattatagtttcGTCTATTCCGTGATATTACAACCGGAAAACAAAGACAGCGAGTTCCATAGAACCCCCGAAATCAAAAGCTAGCTAGCAGACTAAGAAATTGTGAAAAAAACCACCCGATGAACCTTTTAATATAAGGGCATCTATTAGTGAAAAAGTTTCATCTAATCCAAATACAACACGAATTATCAATAGTTTCATCTCTTTATATCCAAAGGGTATCTTGTTGCTCATCTGAATATATCGTGGCATCAAATAGTAAGTCCTTACTATTTGATGACATGAATTATTTTTGCGTAAATCACAATGAGCATAGCACGGAAAAATTGGTGTTAAGAGCCACTTAACTTATccttataatatattttttataactcAGGGATCCGCGATCGAGGTGAACTGACTAATTTTACGAGGTCCACGACACTCCATGTATTCTTGCAGTTTAATATTAGCCCGGATGATTACACGGAGTTGCGAAGCCGAATTCGTACTGGACCGAAAGCTTCATCAAAACCACTAGCCTACTATTTtgtacactacaagaaaataatgTTATTGCAACTATAATTTTTGTCACAATATATAGATTTTTCGTTACAAATTTTTCATTGTAAACAATGTGTGACAAATTCTGAAAAGTCACAATAAAATGGTCACAAATCACTTTTTTGTATCAAAATCGTCACACTTATAGTGACTGTCTACTACAGTAGCAGTTTTGTCACCAGTTGTGACGAAATATTAAAGTCACAAAAATGACACAATTACGATTAAAATGTAACAGATATGTTATAAACTGTGACAAAAATTAGTTACAGATTCGTTAGAAGTTGTTACCAAATTTGTGTCACTTATTAGTCACAAACCCCGACCGAAAAAATGTCACATATCCGCCACCAATTATGCATCTtaagaaatactaccactaaACATAAACGTGGAAGCAAAGAACTACGAGACGGCTTGATCCCCGAAAatggtacgtaggcaactcgctaACCGGCGGGTTCAGCTATCGCCCCGATTAAAAGAGGGGGGGGGGAGTGGGGTGTGTATACTCGTATTCTCCCACGCCTTACAAAGACCCCAAATTTTCGAGAATCTTTGCAAACAAAACAACGGATCCAGCATCCACCAAAAAATTATCACCCGAAGATATTTCGCGGTCTAACTAAGCATTTCTTCAAAGAgcctataatttttttatggcataagaaaaatttattcacaagcactgcgagacgtcgctttgTGCTCGAATAAATAtttctcaaacaaaaatttcaaacgCCTACAAAACGGCACCATATCGTTGTTgttgatcacaacaaacgaactctaacgtcctaaacagacaagccacctaagggtaggctatCTTACATCCGATAAAGATaacatagcgcgctatacaagaaatcCAAAATATTGGTTTAGCACTTCCTAacggaagtagctcgattcgtacccagacaaatcatataagtcGATAACAGTTTGCGGATTTTCAAATGGTACGAATCAAATTAAAATCGCAAACatgcaaaacgaaagccgatttgtcatcgcaaagcCTTAGTccgagagtaaacctaggtcttacCCAAAACTCAGCCTTActggtacttaacatctcatagaCATAACATCAACACCCGatgcgagatcccaaaatttgtcTCTTCGCTTAAGTCTGTCCGTCTTACGAATTTTTGCGTATATTTGTAAACCGCGAAGAATCTCGCTTTGCACAATCGgtggatacggtgatcgtctgagaggcaggaatgagacgacaactcacaccctgtctATCTAACTTCGATAAACAGAAGTTCTTATAAAAAGCATAATATTTTATAGATTGAGCCGCAAGTTCAACAAACGCCTCAGAGGGCCGGaattcaaagccaccaacggccagtcccaaAAACATACATCAAGGCCTCGTAACGGccaaaatacaataaaaatccatgaagggattgataaacctagacgctctccagagcatcaccttcatcctcaaactCACCCGAAGTAGGAGCAGTCTCGCCATCACCTCCCTTCGTCGCATCACCGCAGCCAACCTCATCCGCGCCAGTTTCACGATCCTCGACTGCATGGCCCTGATCCTCCGAACCCTCTGAATCCAgaacaagggtgcacacggactTCAAACCAGCGAGAATCGAGTCAAAGTCCTCTCCAGAAGCCACACACTCTTCCTTACAAGACAGCAGCCTGGCTTCCTCCAATTCATGTTATTCCCCGTTGATTCCCGCCAGAGCCAAGTCCCTCTTACGGACAGCTGTCAGGGACTCGAGCAGAGTGGCCATCTTCGTCAAACGAGCAAAGAAGTCATCACGGGAATCAACGGTCCCAGTCAACCTGCGAGCTCCCATCCCCTCGAGACTCTAAATCTTCTGTTAGAGACGACGGACTTCCGAGGACTtgtgtttgttttctttcttcatcttgAGCAACGAACTCGCGGTCTTCTCAAGGTCGCGTTCGAGATCGCCGATTTGGACTTCGAGCTGAGACGTCTGGGCGGCATGGGCATTCTCGATGGTTTGTAACATAGCCTCAGTACGCTTCAAAGCCTCCTGCGATAACTCCAACTCCTTCGATAGGCATGCGACTTCCGACCCGCAGTCTCCGAGCATCCCATCGATCAACGACACGAACTGTCCGCGAAAGAGAGGGTAATGATCATCGCAAAAGAAACGAAAGAAAGATATTATGGATAAACCATGAGCAAATCTTGGATTCCACCGCATCTTCCTGACCGGAGATCACAATCGGAGCGGTAAAGGAGCCTGAGAGACGAGCTTGAACGTCAAGTGTCTGCTCAGGAACAACGGCTCTTTCCACAGGAAGGGGAGCGTTGCATGGAACTTCGGATCCGAGTGATTGGGACAAAGGCACCGGCAAAGAAGGAACGCTAAATGCTTCGGCTCGGACCCGCTTCTCGGCGTTGCGTCACGACAGCTTGTTCTTGAAAGAAAGGAACCCGTCAACGAACGACTACGTAGCGTCAGGAACAGTCGAAGCCGGCGAGGCTTAGCTGGCTTCGCCCATCTCGACGTCGGAATGCTTCTTTTCAGGTTGGGAAGAAGACATTTTTGCTTAAGAAATCAAATGGGGAAGAGGTTGAAAGAGAGAATTGTGTAAAGAATGAGAAGTGATGAGCTTCTACTTATAGGAAATTGAGGATGACATGGATTTCCACAATAAAATattcttagccaaaaattttgattttcaacTCATATCTTCCGCCCGCAAAATTGGCTCCGAGTCTAACGGGCTAACTGTTGGGATAAAAAAcagttatctcgaaatcaacggctaaaattATTTCTTATCTACAGACTTTCCGCAAAACAATCACTAAAAGAAAAAACGGAAATAAAAACAAGCATGGCCACAACATAGCTCTAAGCGCCGGGCGCTCAGACGGAAGTCCCGATTCGAGCCCAGACCCGCGTCCTAGGCGACGGGCGCCCAGACTCACATCCTGGGCGTCGGGCGTGCAGGCAgacgtcccgtttctgctcAAACTTACATTCTGGGTGCCGGGCGCGCATAACGGGCGTACCGTTTCTTGTCGCCGGGAGCCCAGACTTGCGTCCTCGGCGCCGGGTGTCTAGACGGACATCCTGTTTCTTctcgccgggcgcccagacttacgttctggACGCCAGACGCTTCGAACAGACGTCCTGTTTCTACTCGCTGGGCGCCCAGACTCATGTCCTGGGTgccgggcgcccagacttacGTTCTAGGCGCCGGGAGTGCAAAACGGACGTCCtgtttctgctcgccgggcgcccagactcgcgtcctgggcgccgggcgcCCATACCACAATCTTGGGCACCGGGCTGTGGGTCGTTCGACGACTACGGCCCATTTTTCATTCTTTGCATCCTTGCTTGAAGCCTCGCAATACAAATCCTTAAAATCGTGAATCTAAAACTCCTGTTTCGTTTCGATTGGAATCGTCGGAGAAGTTTCGGAAAACCACGAAAGGTTCGATTGACGGATATATTTCAGTTCATCGTACAAGACGGTGACGGTTATCTTAAACACCAATCATCTCAACTATACAAGGAATTGGGGATCTTTTGGAAGATCGATATCGCGACAAGAGTACTTTCtcggaaaaatcgtaaaaacgttgAAGGTCTAAAGAACGGCCCGAAAGGATCCAAACATGACCGCACGACCCATTTactatttttaaactaaagtcgAGATAAGTACGACGGTCTGtatttatcttcacataacaagataaatgtcaagtttcccgaagataaatgtcaagtttcccgataagcACGAAAGACCGACGAAAGTGGAAAAGCCCGATTCGCGACAGATTTTGCCCAAAGGGAGAATAGACCGTCTTAGGAGAAGTATATAAAGAAGCTTGGGGGCAAGGAGCAGAGGCATCAGAGCAAATCCGAGATTTAGAGACTTAGAGAATTCATGTTAGCTTAGAGAACTTAGggcttaggtggttagactagcaaggcaagGCTTAGGACGTTTTGCTACCTGCAGCTCTATATTTTCTGTCGCAgcatatatcttctttttttaggAGAAACTTTGTATTCGTATCATTCAATTAATAAAACGCCTTCGAGCGACTTTTAATTTACCATTTGTCATCTGTCTTTCTTTTTCGATTTCTTGTGGTTaagcagagaatccggaccttcagagAAAGTCGGGTTATCTTGATCTTCCTCCATATTTTACTTagtaaaaatcgacagtgcgaatttcagTTCCCACAGTGATAAGAGTAGTTAAGtttatacataaattaattagttaactatataatatagaACTCTTCTAAACCTATATGACAAGATGAAGACTTGATCACTCTTGGTCCAGTGATTTGACTAAAGGTTCATTAATGTTTCTACACCAGGAGGTCTGAGTTTCGAATCCCAGTGAAGACAGAGTTATGCGTATTAAGGGATAGAAGACTTACAAGAGATTCTGCAGCATGGCGCAAGGAGTACCGTCATGCATGGATCTGATAGGGTGGTTCAGGTGAGGTGATGCAATCAGTGAagggtagaattgtcggctgtaaaatcgtcaCTAACATTCTCATAGTTTGTAAATCATAATTATCCAGAGTTCAAAAAAATAAGACTTGATCACATCCAACAAAGAGATACTTATCATTGAGTACGTTGGTTTGAATAAGATTTTTTGGTTGAACTGAAAAGAACAGTTTTATACTAGCTACTGATACTATATTCATATTGAGACTTAACGAAAATGAACGAACCCATGCTGGATAAGATGATTGATCAATTGACATTGTGTAAAGAAGAATCTAAAGAATTTGCTCAAAACGTCATAAACATCAGCATGGCTGATAATAATGCATGGGCCAACACCAGGCAAGTCCTTTAGATTGCAGCCATGGTTTTATCTTCTGCATCTAAGATCTAACACAGGTAAGGATAATCATCAATCTATTGTGAGCAATGAAAGTGGTGTTTTGTTTATTAGATTGCAACATATCAAGCATATAAACGCATACATCTCTTCCCTTATTCTCCAAAAGAAGAATAATAATATTGAGACATGTAAACCAAGATGAAATAGATTTGTCTCTGTAACTAACTACTAAGCTTGAATGTGATTGATGATCATTCCTCTAGACAAGCTAATGGTGAATACTAAATGGTCTTAACTCTCAAGGTTTCATCGTTATTTTTATCTTCCTTGGACAAGACCACTAAAGACTTGGCTTTTTCAAGCAAGGGTTGCTTCCCATCTAATGGAACACAAGAGTATCTGTGAAAGCGATATAACCACTTGCTTCATGTTTGGTCTTAGAATAGGATCATCATCCACACATTGCTTTGCCAACATTGCAATCTGTGCACACCAAAAAGCATGCCTAATGTAAAAAAATCATATGGTtactatgtttttttaaaactacTAAGCATTTCAATTATTAGTATCACCTTGAACAAACAGTCATGCAGGTACAAATCCATCATGTTGGGATCGACAATCTCCTTCAAACTAAACATGTTCATAGAGTTTGGTGAGTTCTTAAGAGCCGCTAAcatctacaacaacaacaaaaataatgcATTAGGTATAAATGCTGCATCAAAGAAGTGTAATGTGTACACTCCAAGAACTTACAATAGATGCCAATGGAAGTCTTAGTTCCCACTGCCTCTGTTCTAATAACAGCTTCTTTTCCggaaataatataaaaaagacCAACACCAAAGGCGTAAACATCGCTTTTCGAGGTGGCACGGCCATCACTTAGATATCTGTAGATGAGAAGACAGGTAAGTCCAGATAATACATCACTGAATTGTTCTTGTAGCTTCAGGTTTTCAAATGCTTACTTTGGTGCAAGATAACCATATGTACCAACAACTTTAGTAACAGAAATTTCATTCTCTCCAGTTTTATCAACTAGTTTTGCAAGTCCAAATCTGATATCTAAGACAGGTACAAATATAAGATGATCAGCTCAATTGTCATGCATAAGGATCATAACAAATAATGGATTCATTCCTTAGCCATGAACATCTCATCGAGCAGAATATTGCTTTGTTTTGATATCTCTATGAACATAATGAGTTTTTGTATGCTCATGAATGTATTCCAAGTCTCTTGCTGCGTCAAGTGCAATCTGATTCCTCATTATCCAAGACATTGGTGTTACTTTGGTTGTTTGATTTggaccaaaaatataattatgataATATGATGGAAGACccgttaaaaatattaacatatacAAATATGGTTAGGAAACGTTGGCTTATAGCATAGTTTAATGAGCCCAAACTAAttcaaaatgaaaaacattAGAACTAAATAGTTAGATAGTTAATTTACTTAAGTACCCTTAATGAATGTATCGATTGTTTTGAAAAATCAGTGGTATAAagtgtaaataattttttttgagagattaaaattagatatgatcctactttaataatatagattgttgtaagtataaatatttttcaacataTCCAACTTCTAACTTGCACATCATGCAAGTTTGGAAAATCCAAAATTACGAAAAGAGAATGAGCCAAGTAAAGATGACACTGGAgatcatttatttaattaaaaagtacATTCTTATGGTTAGGAATTGCATTTATTTaacattcatattattatttataataaataaatttacagatctgatacaaataatataatactttattttaatgacactaaaattatttagacatttatttttaaaaaggtaaTATAGAATTTGAGTTGTGTATTATATTCACAACATTTAGCGAGAACTCTAACAAGGACCCTGGCAGTCGCAAAATCCTTCCTCAGCCGAACAAAGACCAGTACCAGTAGGTGGGTAATTCTTTTTACAATCAATTCGACATCGTAACGCAGTGCAAGGCCATACTGCGCTAATTGCGAGTCTATGAGGACACATTTTTGCTTTCTTCGCATCTGTCATCATTCCTGTTAGATACAAAATCACAAATTTTATAAAGGAGcaaatgataataatatttatttatttatgaattataatacttatttatcaacaaaaatttcttaataaacttttgttttatgcattataaataacaatacacatatattttatttgtaaataaaatacaaaaaatatgagtttaataaaaatactaattctttttagtttttgaagAAATATTTTGAGGAATTGTgtgcatattatataaaaaaaactttgcaGTTTTAAGCACAACTGTTATATATAATGgaaaatataacatattaactataatacatatttttttttgcgattcaaaaaataaaataaatttacataagAACTATAGTTCATCAATATTATGAAAAATGCTGGTAAACATATTTGTATGTGCAtgaaaaaatgtaaagaaaTAGATGATAAACAATGAAAATATCTAGAATTGTTTTATCTCTGTATTTTTTTCATCATGTATAA
The Raphanus sativus cultivar WK10039 unplaced genomic scaffold, ASM80110v3 Scaffold0208, whole genome shotgun sequence DNA segment above includes these coding regions:
- the LOC130501470 gene encoding lysM domain receptor-like kinase 3; this encodes MTDAKKAKMCPHRLAISAVWPCTALRCRIDCKKNYPPTGTGLCSAEEGFCDCQGPYIRFGLAKLVDKTGENEISVTKVVGTYGYLAPKYLSDGRATSKSDVYAFGMLAALKNSPNSMNMFSLKEIVDPNMMDLYLHDCLFKIAMLAKQCVDDDPILRPNMKQVVISLSQILLCSIRWEATLA